From the Teredinibacter turnerae T7901 genome, one window contains:
- a CDS encoding FadR/GntR family transcriptional regulator, which translates to MINITGRHAQPNRLYQRVAEELANAIRQGEYPAGSRLPAERKLAERFEISRPTVREAIIALEIAGIVEVRGGSGVYVCEEADSAGNTTDLDIGPFDILEARILFEGEAAELAARQITDEEIAELREALEAMVQENDAEPICEQADENFHKLIARATKNDAVVAVCDLLWQMRNESPISARIHEKVRQSGSRPRIEEHRNVLDALARRDPAGARAAMRNHLTAVIQQLLDATEATAIEDARKSVEKDRSRFSLIDRAKALT; encoded by the coding sequence ATGATCAACATCACTGGCCGACACGCCCAGCCAAATCGACTTTACCAGCGCGTTGCAGAGGAGTTGGCCAACGCCATTCGCCAAGGCGAATACCCCGCGGGCAGCCGACTGCCCGCAGAACGTAAGCTGGCTGAGCGTTTTGAAATTAGCCGCCCCACCGTGCGGGAAGCGATTATTGCCTTGGAAATTGCTGGAATTGTAGAGGTACGCGGCGGCTCCGGTGTCTATGTTTGCGAAGAAGCCGACTCGGCAGGCAACACCACCGACCTGGATATCGGCCCCTTTGACATCCTGGAAGCGCGCATTTTGTTTGAAGGCGAAGCTGCCGAGCTTGCCGCGCGGCAGATCACAGACGAGGAGATAGCCGAACTACGTGAAGCGCTGGAAGCCATGGTGCAGGAAAACGACGCTGAGCCCATTTGTGAACAAGCCGATGAGAATTTTCACAAATTAATTGCCCGCGCAACCAAGAACGACGCCGTTGTTGCAGTATGCGACCTGTTATGGCAAATGCGAAATGAGTCGCCAATTTCAGCACGAATCCACGAAAAAGTACGCCAATCGGGTTCTCGCCCCCGGATTGAGGAGCACAGAAACGTGTTGGATGCCCTCGCCCGTCGCGACCCCGCGGGAGCCAGGGCGGCCATGCGCAACCACCTGACGGCGGTTATCCAGCAATTGCTGGACGCCACAGAAGCCACAGCGATCGAGGACGCCCGCAAAAGCGTCGAAAAAGACCGCTCCCGTTTTTCGCTAATAGATCGCGCCAAAGCGCTCACCTGA
- a CDS encoding UxaA family hydrolase produces the protein MNKTLRLDSADNVAVALTDLQPGELVSPPKAPTQGAHPEAESAASAIMLEIREQIPMMHKVAVTAISQGDTITKFGQVIGVAAVDILPGSHVHYHNCVLEGLPANFGSSTDAVMAKVPTTPANQRFFRGFRRANGRVGTRNFIGILTSVNCSATVAKQIAAAFSHPAVLQDYPNVDGVIALTHESGCGMRAAGEGFDALTRTLEGYVTHPNFGGVLMVGLGCETMQVQGFLSRAGLQDSATFSSFNIQEVGGTRAAIEKGVERVKTLLTAVNAQSRQQCPLAELTLAVQCGGSDGFSGITANPALGVAADLLVQHGGNVIYSETPEIFGAEHLLKARAVNADVAAKLSERIDWWQAYTRANGFELNNNPSPGNKAGGLSTILEKSLGAQAKGGTSPLTDVLLYAEQRKTRGLVFMDSPGYDPVSVTGQVASGANIIGFTTGRGSAFGFKPVPCFKLSSNTRVYDFMKDDIDINCGTIIDGEQTLTEVGAEIFEAIIAIASGEQTKSETLGYGDSEFCPWKIGAVV, from the coding sequence GTGAATAAAACACTGCGGTTAGACAGCGCCGATAACGTCGCTGTTGCGTTGACCGATTTACAGCCCGGCGAACTAGTCTCGCCACCCAAGGCACCCACACAAGGCGCGCATCCTGAGGCTGAGTCCGCCGCGTCAGCGATTATGCTGGAGATACGTGAACAAATTCCAATGATGCACAAGGTGGCTGTTACGGCTATCAGCCAAGGCGATACAATCACCAAATTTGGCCAGGTTATTGGTGTGGCGGCGGTCGATATTTTACCTGGCAGCCACGTGCACTATCACAATTGTGTATTGGAGGGGTTACCTGCAAACTTCGGTTCAAGTACAGATGCCGTTATGGCAAAAGTTCCAACTACACCAGCGAATCAGCGCTTTTTTCGCGGTTTTCGCCGTGCGAACGGCCGTGTCGGCACGCGTAATTTTATTGGTATCCTCACTTCGGTCAATTGCTCGGCAACCGTTGCAAAACAGATTGCTGCAGCCTTTTCTCATCCAGCAGTATTACAGGATTACCCCAATGTGGATGGTGTTATTGCCCTAACTCACGAGTCCGGGTGTGGGATGCGCGCTGCTGGCGAAGGGTTCGATGCGCTCACCCGCACTTTGGAGGGCTATGTTACCCACCCCAATTTTGGCGGCGTACTTATGGTGGGTTTGGGCTGTGAAACCATGCAGGTACAAGGGTTTTTATCCCGTGCAGGGTTACAGGATTCCGCGACCTTCAGTAGTTTTAATATTCAGGAGGTGGGCGGTACCCGCGCGGCGATAGAAAAGGGTGTCGAGCGCGTTAAAACGCTGCTGACGGCAGTTAATGCGCAATCGCGTCAGCAGTGTCCGTTGGCTGAGTTAACCTTGGCTGTGCAGTGCGGTGGCTCCGACGGTTTTTCTGGTATTACTGCGAACCCCGCATTGGGTGTTGCGGCAGATCTTCTGGTTCAACATGGCGGCAATGTGATTTATTCGGAGACACCTGAAATATTCGGCGCCGAACACTTGCTTAAAGCGCGTGCGGTTAACGCTGATGTTGCGGCAAAACTCAGTGAGCGAATTGACTGGTGGCAAGCATACACGCGTGCGAACGGTTTTGAACTTAACAACAACCCCTCGCCGGGGAACAAGGCGGGCGGACTCAGTACCATCCTGGAAAAGTCATTGGGGGCGCAGGCGAAAGGCGGCACTTCGCCACTCACTGATGTGCTGCTTTACGCCGAGCAGCGTAAAACCCGTGGTTTGGTTTTTATGGATAGCCCAGGATACGACCCGGTGTCTGTGACCGGGCAGGTTGCCTCAGGTGCGAATATTATCGGGTTTACCACGGGGCGTGGCTCTGCATTTGGTTTTAAACCTGTGCCATGCTTTAAATTGAGCAGCAACACCCGCGTGTACGATTTCATGAAAGACGATATCGATATTAATTGCGGAACTATTATCGACGGTGAACAAACGCTTACAGAAGTTGGAGCAGAGATCTTTGAAGCAATTATCGCGATTGCTTCAGGCGAACAAACGAAAAGTGAAACGCTGGGTTATGGTGACAGCGAATTCTGCCCTTGGAAGATTGGCGCGGTGGTTTAG
- a CDS encoding aldo/keto reductase has product MYLKPCPAISSVTTTPRLNRQNKLALGAAPLGNLYSPVSESDAQATILAAINAGLQFIDTAPFYGFGISEKRIGNALQLEGSLDIPIATKVGRILQPTADRLPQSRDSFFSNAPYHAKFDYSFNGIMQSFETSCERLKRSYIDLVLVHDLDEVTHPNAFSQHWDYWQQGGFQALQELKSAGKIGATGLGTKDVGSALKIIQDTAPDYLLIAGRYTLLDTTAEKNLFPVCEARGIKIISAAPFNSGILANERGKRSDFYEYTLAPPAILEKVKQLENLCKEWNIPLPAAALQFPMQHPLVETVVAGFRSELELTDGVRLSNLEIPDAFWQSLRALHRRWN; this is encoded by the coding sequence ATGTATTTAAAACCGTGTCCAGCAATATCAAGTGTTACCACTACACCTCGGCTAAACCGCCAGAATAAACTTGCGCTTGGCGCCGCCCCTCTTGGCAATTTATATAGTCCAGTCAGCGAATCAGATGCGCAAGCGACTATCCTCGCAGCAATTAACGCTGGGCTCCAGTTTATAGATACCGCGCCTTTTTATGGGTTCGGTATTAGTGAAAAACGGATTGGCAATGCGCTGCAATTGGAGGGATCTCTCGATATACCGATAGCAACGAAAGTCGGCCGTATTTTGCAACCAACAGCCGACAGGCTCCCTCAAAGCAGAGACAGTTTTTTTAGCAACGCGCCTTACCACGCCAAATTTGATTACTCATTCAACGGCATAATGCAGTCATTCGAAACCAGCTGTGAACGATTGAAGCGCTCCTATATCGACTTGGTACTTGTCCACGATCTCGACGAAGTAACCCACCCAAACGCCTTTTCTCAGCACTGGGATTATTGGCAACAGGGTGGATTTCAGGCACTGCAAGAGCTTAAATCTGCAGGCAAAATAGGAGCAACAGGATTGGGCACCAAAGATGTGGGCAGTGCCCTGAAAATAATTCAAGATACCGCACCAGACTACCTGCTGATTGCAGGTCGCTACACGCTACTTGATACAACCGCCGAAAAAAATCTTTTCCCAGTATGCGAAGCAAGAGGAATAAAAATTATCAGCGCTGCACCTTTTAATTCTGGTATTTTGGCAAACGAACGAGGTAAACGCAGCGATTTTTATGAATATACCTTGGCGCCGCCAGCGATACTAGAAAAAGTAAAACAGCTGGAAAACCTCTGTAAAGAATGGAATATTCCCCTGCCGGCAGCGGCACTTCAATTTCCAATGCAGCATCCACTGGTTGAAACCGTTGTTGCCGGATTCAGGTCAGAATTGGAACTGACTGACGGTGTTCGCTTATCGAACCTGGAAATACCTGATGCCTTCTGGCAGTCGCTGCGAGCGCTACATCGCCGCTGGAATTAA
- a CDS encoding IclR family transcriptional regulator: MTKAPKTDDERRYKAPALAKGLDILELLALERAPLSNSQMASKLGRSISELFRMVVTLEERGYIEQQTDGFVLTNKLFSLGLAQTRVRNLIETSLAEMKNLADKVGQSCHLTVCSNGQIVVVSRVENPRDLGFSVRIGYRRPLAESTSGAVLCAYHPMETKQKILAELALNADQEREFLMRILKVEQDGYAIRASDFVEGVTDISVPILENTEAVAALTVPHVQCKPELATIEGTLQAVKLAVSNIATLMNTERR, translated from the coding sequence ATGACCAAAGCGCCTAAAACCGATGACGAACGCCGCTACAAAGCCCCAGCGCTGGCCAAAGGTCTGGACATACTTGAGCTACTGGCACTAGAACGCGCGCCATTAAGCAACTCTCAAATGGCAAGCAAACTTGGCCGTTCTATTAGCGAACTCTTCCGCATGGTAGTCACCCTGGAGGAACGCGGTTATATCGAACAACAAACAGATGGCTTTGTGCTCACAAATAAGCTCTTTTCTCTGGGGCTTGCGCAAACGCGCGTGCGTAACCTGATTGAAACTTCGCTGGCAGAAATGAAAAATCTCGCCGACAAGGTCGGTCAGTCCTGCCATCTCACGGTCTGTTCGAACGGACAAATTGTTGTAGTCTCCCGTGTAGAAAACCCTCGTGATCTCGGTTTTTCTGTCCGCATTGGTTACCGACGCCCGCTCGCGGAGTCCACGTCCGGTGCGGTGCTCTGCGCTTATCACCCCATGGAAACCAAACAGAAAATCCTTGCTGAGCTTGCCCTAAATGCAGATCAGGAACGCGAATTTTTAATGCGTATCTTAAAGGTCGAACAAGATGGATATGCCATTCGCGCCAGTGACTTCGTTGAAGGCGTAACCGATATTTCAGTACCTATTCTTGAAAATACAGAAGCTGTCGCCGCACTTACCGTGCCACACGTTCAATGTAAGCCCGAACTGGCGACCATTGAGGGAACATTGCAAGCAGTCAAACTGGCGGTTAGTAATATCGCTACGCTGATGAATACGGAACGCCGCTAA
- a CDS encoding amidohydrolase family protein: protein MIDTHAHLLTNAQLREIFPPGTALPGDISQAELVRLGNVCGVQKFITVQSQESEEDTETLLCNAVVHSQVVGVIGWLNLTADSAVNQLNQWLTDYPDYLLGIRPMLQHMKDENWILQPGCSPALREMSRQQLCFEALVYPRHLKALTTLADRYPELTIVVNHAAKPNIAADEFNIWYRQITDLALRSNVVCKYSGLFTEANHSSKISLAAQIQPYSRVLCNAFGEDRLLWGSDWPVLTAAAEYIHWHHAAKIQIKRYLGQNAVDKIFGGNAVKLYPIRAGIQNHHPLPSQSAYQRV from the coding sequence ATGATCGATACCCACGCGCATCTCCTGACCAATGCGCAACTGCGAGAAATATTTCCGCCGGGCACCGCGCTTCCCGGCGACATTTCGCAAGCCGAATTGGTCAGGCTTGGTAATGTCTGCGGCGTGCAAAAATTTATCACCGTGCAATCACAGGAAAGTGAGGAGGATACAGAAACTCTGCTCTGCAACGCGGTGGTTCACTCTCAGGTGGTCGGCGTTATCGGCTGGCTGAATCTGACAGCCGATAGCGCCGTGAATCAACTCAACCAGTGGCTAACAGACTACCCGGATTACCTGCTAGGTATTCGGCCAATGCTTCAGCACATGAAAGATGAAAACTGGATATTGCAACCCGGCTGTAGCCCCGCGCTGCGCGAAATGAGTCGGCAGCAACTCTGCTTCGAAGCCCTGGTGTACCCCCGTCACCTGAAAGCGCTCACCACCCTCGCGGATCGCTATCCAGAACTCACTATTGTTGTAAACCATGCCGCGAAACCAAATATCGCAGCGGACGAATTCAACATCTGGTATCGACAAATCACCGATTTAGCTCTACGCTCCAATGTCGTATGCAAGTATTCCGGGCTGTTCACAGAGGCAAACCACAGCTCTAAAATCTCGCTGGCCGCCCAGATCCAACCCTACAGCCGCGTACTCTGCAATGCTTTTGGCGAAGATCGTTTACTGTGGGGCAGTGACTGGCCAGTGCTCACAGCGGCGGCAGAATACATTCACTGGCACCACGCAGCAAAAATACAGATAAAAAGATACCTGGGGCAAAATGCGGTAGATAAAATTTTCGGTGGCAATGCAGTAAAGCTCTACCCCATTCGTGCTGGAATACAGAACCATCATCCACTCCCGAGCCAATCTGCCTATCAGCGGGTGTAA